One genomic window of Piliocolobus tephrosceles isolate RC106 chromosome 19, ASM277652v3, whole genome shotgun sequence includes the following:
- the APOBEC3H gene encoding DNA dC->dU-editing enzyme APOBEC-3H isoform X2: MTGAIWNFVHSALMNFLNTMALLTAETFSLQFNNKRRVSKPYYRRKALLCYQLTPQNGSTPTRGYLKNKKKHHAEIRFINKIESMGLDKTQCYQVTCYLTWSPCPSCARELVDFIKAHDHLNLRIFASRLYYHWLPHYQEGLLLLCGSQVPVKVMGLPEFTDCWENFVDHNEPLSFNPSEKLEELDKNSRAIKRQLERIKSRSVDVLENGLRSLQLGPVTPSSSRRNSR, from the exons ATGACAGGAGCAATCTGGAATTTTGTTCACAGCGCTTTGATGAACTTTCT AAACACGATGGCTCTGCTAACAGCCGAAACATTCAGCTTACAGTTTAACAACAAGCGCCGTGTCAGCAAGCCTTACTACCGGAGGAAGGCCCTCTTGTGTTACCAGCTGACGCCGCAGAATGGCTCCACGCCTACCAGAGGCTACTTAAAAAACAAG AAAAAGCACCATGCAGAAATTCGCTTTATTAACAAGATCGAGTCTATGGGACTGGACAAAACCCAGTGCTACCAAGTCACCTGTTACCTCACGTGGAGCCCCTGCCCCTCCTGTGCCCGGGAGCTGGTTGACTTCATCAAGGCTCACGACCATCTGAACCTGCGCATCTTCGCCTCCCGCCTGTACTACCACTGGCTCCCGCACTATCAGGAGGGGCTGCTGCTTCTGTGTGGATCCCAGGTCCCGGTGAAGGTCATGGGCCTCCCAG AGTTTACTGACTGCTGGGAAAACTTTGTGGACCACAACGAACCGCTTTCCTTCAACCCCTCTGAGAAGTTAGAGGAGCTAGATAAAAACAGCCGAGCCATAAAGCGACAGCTTGAAAGGATAAAG TCCCGGAGTGTGGATGTTTTAGAGAATGGCTTAAGAAGTTTGCAGCTTGGACCCGTAACCCCCTCATCGTCAAGACGCAACTCAAGATGA
- the APOBEC3H gene encoding DNA dC->dU-editing enzyme APOBEC-3H isoform X1: protein MTGAIWNFVHSALMNFLNTMALLTAETFSLQFNNKRRVSKPYYRRKALLCYQLTPQNGSTPTRGYLKNKKKHHAEIRFINKIESMGLDKTQCYQVTCYLTWSPCPSCARELVDFIKAHDHLNLRIFASRLYYHWLPHYQEGLLLLCGSQVPVKVMGLPEFTDCWENFVDHNEPLSFNPSEKLEELDKNSRAIKRQLERIKQSRSVDVLENGLRSLQLGPVTPSSSRRNSR from the exons ATGACAGGAGCAATCTGGAATTTTGTTCACAGCGCTTTGATGAACTTTCT AAACACGATGGCTCTGCTAACAGCCGAAACATTCAGCTTACAGTTTAACAACAAGCGCCGTGTCAGCAAGCCTTACTACCGGAGGAAGGCCCTCTTGTGTTACCAGCTGACGCCGCAGAATGGCTCCACGCCTACCAGAGGCTACTTAAAAAACAAG AAAAAGCACCATGCAGAAATTCGCTTTATTAACAAGATCGAGTCTATGGGACTGGACAAAACCCAGTGCTACCAAGTCACCTGTTACCTCACGTGGAGCCCCTGCCCCTCCTGTGCCCGGGAGCTGGTTGACTTCATCAAGGCTCACGACCATCTGAACCTGCGCATCTTCGCCTCCCGCCTGTACTACCACTGGCTCCCGCACTATCAGGAGGGGCTGCTGCTTCTGTGTGGATCCCAGGTCCCGGTGAAGGTCATGGGCCTCCCAG AGTTTACTGACTGCTGGGAAAACTTTGTGGACCACAACGAACCGCTTTCCTTCAACCCCTCTGAGAAGTTAGAGGAGCTAGATAAAAACAGCCGAGCCATAAAGCGACAGCTTGAAAGGATAAAG CAGTCCCGGAGTGTGGATGTTTTAGAGAATGGCTTAAGAAGTTTGCAGCTTGGACCCGTAACCCCCTCATCGTCAAGACGCAACTCAAGATGA
- the APOBEC3H gene encoding DNA dC->dU-editing enzyme APOBEC-3H isoform X3 encodes MALLTAETFSLQFNNKRRVSKPYYRRKALLCYQLTPQNGSTPTRGYLKNKKKHHAEIRFINKIESMGLDKTQCYQVTCYLTWSPCPSCARELVDFIKAHDHLNLRIFASRLYYHWLPHYQEGLLLLCGSQVPVKVMGLPEFTDCWENFVDHNEPLSFNPSEKLEELDKNSRAIKRQLERIKQSRSVDVLENGLRSLQLGPVTPSSSRRNSR; translated from the exons ATGGCTCTGCTAACAGCCGAAACATTCAGCTTACAGTTTAACAACAAGCGCCGTGTCAGCAAGCCTTACTACCGGAGGAAGGCCCTCTTGTGTTACCAGCTGACGCCGCAGAATGGCTCCACGCCTACCAGAGGCTACTTAAAAAACAAG AAAAAGCACCATGCAGAAATTCGCTTTATTAACAAGATCGAGTCTATGGGACTGGACAAAACCCAGTGCTACCAAGTCACCTGTTACCTCACGTGGAGCCCCTGCCCCTCCTGTGCCCGGGAGCTGGTTGACTTCATCAAGGCTCACGACCATCTGAACCTGCGCATCTTCGCCTCCCGCCTGTACTACCACTGGCTCCCGCACTATCAGGAGGGGCTGCTGCTTCTGTGTGGATCCCAGGTCCCGGTGAAGGTCATGGGCCTCCCAG AGTTTACTGACTGCTGGGAAAACTTTGTGGACCACAACGAACCGCTTTCCTTCAACCCCTCTGAGAAGTTAGAGGAGCTAGATAAAAACAGCCGAGCCATAAAGCGACAGCTTGAAAGGATAAAG CAGTCCCGGAGTGTGGATGTTTTAGAGAATGGCTTAAGAAGTTTGCAGCTTGGACCCGTAACCCCCTCATCGTCAAGACGCAACTCAAGATGA
- the APOBEC3H gene encoding DNA dC->dU-editing enzyme APOBEC-3H isoform X4, with protein sequence MALLTAETFSLQFNNKRRVSKPYYRRKALLCYQLTPQNGSTPTRGYLKNKKKHHAEIRFINKIESMGLDKTQCYQVTCYLTWSPCPSCARELVDFIKAHDHLNLRIFASRLYYHWLPHYQEGLLLLCGSQVPVKVMGLPEFTDCWENFVDHNEPLSFNPSEKLEELDKNSRAIKRQLERIKSRSVDVLENGLRSLQLGPVTPSSSRRNSR encoded by the exons ATGGCTCTGCTAACAGCCGAAACATTCAGCTTACAGTTTAACAACAAGCGCCGTGTCAGCAAGCCTTACTACCGGAGGAAGGCCCTCTTGTGTTACCAGCTGACGCCGCAGAATGGCTCCACGCCTACCAGAGGCTACTTAAAAAACAAG AAAAAGCACCATGCAGAAATTCGCTTTATTAACAAGATCGAGTCTATGGGACTGGACAAAACCCAGTGCTACCAAGTCACCTGTTACCTCACGTGGAGCCCCTGCCCCTCCTGTGCCCGGGAGCTGGTTGACTTCATCAAGGCTCACGACCATCTGAACCTGCGCATCTTCGCCTCCCGCCTGTACTACCACTGGCTCCCGCACTATCAGGAGGGGCTGCTGCTTCTGTGTGGATCCCAGGTCCCGGTGAAGGTCATGGGCCTCCCAG AGTTTACTGACTGCTGGGAAAACTTTGTGGACCACAACGAACCGCTTTCCTTCAACCCCTCTGAGAAGTTAGAGGAGCTAGATAAAAACAGCCGAGCCATAAAGCGACAGCTTGAAAGGATAAAG TCCCGGAGTGTGGATGTTTTAGAGAATGGCTTAAGAAGTTTGCAGCTTGGACCCGTAACCCCCTCATCGTCAAGACGCAACTCAAGATGA